The genomic window AATAAATGATGACTTGTGAAATTAATTTGCACAGAGGAGACCGTACCACCACAAGAACAAAGTCTGCGGATAATGCGCATTCCAATCCACCGATGTGTAAGACGATCTTTGCGCAGAGTATATATGGTGATGGTTTAGCGTCGAAGTCTTCATTGCCAGCTACCAACACGTATTCACAGAGTTTTGAAGGTGAACTTTAATCAATCAAATTGATAAAATACTGACATCGTAAGATACTTTGTGATTATCAGCAAGTATTGAAAAATACTCTGTGAATCTGATCTTGCATAACACCAAGCAAAGCGGAACTCTCTAATGACACGGGCTGCGTCCGCTTCCTGTGTTACTACAGTATATCCATTTGCAGAGAACTACACTGCTTTTATTATCACCTATGTTTGTTTCTACCTCTGATGCAAGCTTCTGGTTTCATACTACAGTAAACATTCAAAAGCATTTTACTCATCGTTTTTATGACATTGGACACAATTGTGATATAGTCGTTGTACTTTTTGGCAAGTGCGGCGGGAGGACAGTACACGAGTGTAAAACTTGGGGGAGACAGACAGCGTGCGGACACAATGGGCTCGTCTGAGTTCATTCTACATGCTCTGAAGAGTGCTGGACCAAAGTTTAGAGAATCTTTTGAACTACAGACCATTCCTGAAGATGAAGTATGTTTGACAGAGTTAGAGAAACTTAAGAGTGTGGCAGCCAGATTGAATTTAGCCTCTACTCGGCCATCCATCGTGGAATGGCGAGCTAACTTAGACAAGCCACCATTTGCGTTCGTCAACAAGAGACCGAAGTTGTCGCTTACTCGAAATGGTGAGGATGAAGGGCTGGAATACTTGGAGAGAACAGATGAAGAAAGACGAGAACATTTGCAACGATCCATTAATTGGGTCAAAGACGAACTGGTAAGTTTGTGGAATTTGATAGGAGTAAAGTAATTATCAGGTACATTGTTGTGGTCGTATTGGTTACAGTGGTTTCAGTTCCTACTGGTGTCTAGCCTttcttaaataattttgtatcacAACATTTCAAGTTGAGAAAAACAACTAATACTTGGGTTTACATAATAtccaatatttttaaaatatttaatgtGTAAACCCAATAACATTACCCAATTAGTTTCTATACTGTCGGTCGATTTTGTATGAAAGAGTAACAGTCCCATAATGTAAAACAAGTTCAAGTCAAAGACCCTACATAAATGCACCCGAAACCACAGTCGAGGTGCACCcttatagtgcctttaaaggaacacgttgccttggatcggtcgagttggtctttgaaaagcgtgtgtaaccggtttttataaaatggatatgattagaaagatgttgtaaaagcagaatacaatgatccacacaaacatgcctcgaaattgtacggttttccttttacctcgtcgactaacacgtcggccatttatgggggtcaaaattttgactcccataaatggccgaccgtgttagttcgcacagtagaaggaaaaccacgcaatttcgaggcaaacttgtgtggatcattgtattctacttttaaaacatctttccaaccatatgcattttattaaaaaaacggttacaaatgctttttatagaccaactcgtccgatccaaggcaacgtgttcctttaagattggtgaagttgttgttatttttgttgtcgtTGCTGTAGTTgatgtttgtgttgtttttgttgttgtcgtcgtcgctGAAGTTGTTGTAGTtgatgttggtgttgttgttgttgttgttgttgttgttgttgttgcttttgttaATGCTACTGCAGCTGCTGTTGTTtggcttttttcttctttcttgttaTACAGTATACTGAGTAGACATATCTGCTTTATACATATGCACATGAACCTTAGCTATCTCGATAATACAATTATTTGGTTTACTCTGGTTTACTTTGGTTTACTCACTCCCTCACAAGTGATGCATTCCCTAACAAGATAACGAATGGACATGTAAATTGATTGATCATTGACTTAACAAAGATCACATCATGTTACTTCAACCAACACAAATCAAGTCATTAAAAACAGTAAGCAATACACAAACGTGACCATCGTGACTGTGATAACACATTCTAAACGCGAGTAGAGAGTTTTATTTTACAAGGAGTCCAAGTGAGCCAAAATCACAACAAGCCCATACCATTAGGATTAGAAGATATGAGCTATACTTTCAACATAGAAGACAGAAACTAAGTAATAACCTGACCAGATCATCCAGAGCAAGATTGGCATTATCATATCAGGTACCAAGTCATCATCAAATGAAATAGTTACTTTAGCAGTGATAAATAACGAAGAATTTCATTGGcaaacatgaaaataacaacATGGGCGAGTACAAGCTTGTGAACTCATCACTTGttgataaataatataaattatttaaCTATTTCAATAGTACATCACTTGGTTTATATTTGACATCTCGCCTTGAAAACTGTAAGAAGTTGGTTAGGCTAGGCACtatcatagaactgcttaaacaataaatattgatgaagaattttctgctaagcaaaaatgataaaggataccagtcacaaatgatacatgtgacatggtattttggctggtaaacttattcGGGTAAACAtaactattttgtgcttaactacCTTTTGTGccaaaaacttgctgagcacagaatagtattgattagcagaaacaggttaccggcCAACAATTAATCTACTAAGCCCAAATCTTATGTTGGTATATAAagacatcttaaaggcagtggacactattggtaattactcaaaataattatcatcataaaacctttcttgactaccagtaatggggagagattgatagtataaaacattgtgagaaacagctccctctgaagtgacgtagtttttgaaaaagaagtaattttccacaaatttgatttcgagacctcaagtttagaatttgaggtctcgaaatcaagcatcattcGTATggcgagggtgttttttctttcattattatctcgcaacttagacgaccgattgagctaaagttttcacaggtttgttattgtatgcatatgttgaggtacaccaactgtgaagactagtctttgacaattaccaatagtgcatgtccactgtctttaacaaaaaataacattgcAAACAATAGGCCCTATTACATACACATTTAATTTCTACTCACCATTCTCATTTGTGAGGTCTCATCGGTGGATAATGGAACTTGTCATTCCAATCAGCCAGATTAGCATTTCCACAAGTCCATGTCCAAATAATAGCCTCCAAAACCCATAATCTGAAAAAGATCTTCTGATTAATGGTGGtatttttgcacaaaaattaaacaaatcagggcccattttaaaaatatgcTAAGCATTAGAACTAAATTATTTTTACCAGAGTATTAAGCTTACCAACCCAAATACAGTGTCACATGTTACATTTGCTACCAATATCCTGATTATCTCTGATTTAGAAGcagtcaagcaatattttctgtctaagcagctcaatgaaattgaaattttaGTGCAGAAATGAAATTATTGTTTACATATATAGGAACTTATTATGAGCTTTTAGGCCTATCTTTGAACACCTCAATTCAGCCAGTCTCTAAACAAGGCATTAGGCTATTGTAAAATCTATTTAATTTAAATATCAAAGGTTTCATAAAAATTACACAGGGGTTGATACAAAATACATTTGTTTCATTTGAGTTCACTTCATTGGTATTAAGCTGAGTTTATACAATAGGCCTATACTGCATATATAGTCACAGAAAAGCATAAACAATGTGAAGGGGGCAAAACAAATTACCATTACTGGCACTTCTTCTTCACGTGTCCATGCTGCTTAAATGCTATCCCTCCAGTAGTTGGCACACTGAAGGGCAACTGAATTACACAGAGCCATTGTTACCCTGCTCTCTGCCTTGGTACCCCTTGAAAGTCTCCCATATACTTCATAAACATATTTTAATTGAAGTGCCTATTTCTAACTGAAAATGGCCCTGCCCCACATAAAGATGAAATTGCAGGCCTGTGTTTACTAGGGCTGACTATTGAATATGAATACTCCTTCCCTACTGACCACATTATTCCCAAAATGTGGCTACACAAACTTGACCCCCTGATTAGTTTGAGTCAAGCACAAAGTAATAGCAAATGTCATACTTTACAATGAAATATTACTTAGTCCTggctaaacaaaataatgggatcaggttggctcagtggtttctttttaCCTCTCTGGACCCTGGTTTTAATCTCACCTaagaccagagccttgcatgtggattgggtttgcAGTCCATacctgattgtgtgggtttcccccattggggttttcctcccacagctaaaactgaaaatttcttctcatttcCTATTCATCCTGTAATTGGCTTGGATGTgtaaaaacatttaattaagaaaataaaatattatgatACAATGATTAGCATAGCCCCTAGGCCCAGAGCACATCATGGAGTTGGCGGGAGGGCTGTATGCGTGTTAGATGAGTGTATACAGACACCTCCTCTTAAAGTTGCAAGCAGCTTCTCTTTTGAAAGTATGACTAAATTGTGTCAAGGTGTGTTTGCTATGAGGTTACATTAATCCAAAGACACAACAACCTTAATGTGACCATAAGacagttactcaaaatactttactCTATGCTATAATGATATGGCGACATTAAAAAATTGTTACTTACATGAACTTATGATGAAGCTCTTGCATCGCTCTTCTGCTTgcttttgtaaagggcaccaccAGTATAGTTGGTTTCTTTGGTTGCCGGCGTCACCATTCGCACAGCGCACACAATTTTTTATTCCAATATTAAATACTGGAAAACTTTGAGCCAGCGGGTCTTTATACACTATTTTGGGCTTTGGCTCACACACACAATTTGGGGTTTTCTAATTAATTATGGGGCCTTTGAAAGTAGCACTGCAGTCACAGTGACTGGTGTGATTGTGAGCTAGACAGAGTACACTTGTTTTGTATCAGTTAGATTTGACTTGACTCAAGAGttacagatttacactacaCAGTCATTGTCATGACCAGCcccaataaataaatagcaatttttaacaattattcGTCACTAAAAATAAACAGGCTACAGCATACTGAAAGGTCAATTTGCTCTTTCCCATAATAAGCCTTTACAATGTCACCAACAAATCAGTTTGCAGAATTTGAGAGCTACAAattttgaccattattttgtAACGTGTAACGAGAAAAGAGTCGAGTTGTCTAACTAACGGTACTGAATAATGTAAACATACACACGTGTTCAGCGTGTGCAACTTTTGACACTTGAGGGACAAACGTAGGCAAGCAAAGGGTGCATTTTTCACGAAACGTTCGAGGAATATATCACAGCAGACACAACTTATAGTTAATTTCATGTGGTATGAAgtttggacgaggtaaaaacaaaagaaacataaaTTTTAACTTACATTCAGCGAACTTGATAGATTTTCTGAGCAGACGACTTTTCCCGGACacatttttcacaaaattttgtTTCGCTGATCTCAGCGTTGCACTTTAAACAACCATGCAGAGACGCGCGTAGTACCAGCGATTACGCATCCTCTTTCCCGGGAACCCATTTCTGACCAATTAAACATGTACATGGGGACGATAGCATCAAAACACTTTAAGAACGATTATGGTAATCAATTCAACCTCATGTGATGCGTCTAGACCAATGAAGTTTGACGATTTCTaaataattatgtaaaataaaaagtacaggAAATGCGACGATTTGCAAGACTCGGCTGAAAAGACATCTTTTCAGATAATCGAGAGATCTTTGAAAGCACCCTTCATCTATTTAATAGTTCAAGCGTTTTCAAGAGCCtaatttttaaagccattatacactttcggtacagaaacaaaaaagaaagttcacagatttacaaataatttacagggtttacagaaggtaatgttgaaagacttctcttgaaatattgttccatgaaatgctttactttttgagaaattattaaaacaatatcaattcttgatagcgagtattacggatttattttaaccacatgtcatgacacggcgaaacgcgcggaaacaagagtgggttttcccgttattttctcccgactccgatgaccgatttagcctaaagtttcacaggtttgttgttttatatgtaagttgtgatacacgaagtgtgggacttggacaatactgtttaccgaaagtgtataatggctttggAAAGTtatttagtaacaataaaaatCTTCATTATCAACACGTGTGATATGAAACTCTACACAAGTCATTAATTTGCACAAGTGGTGTTCGAAACAACCCTTCCGGTTTTCCGGAGGAAAATGTCACTTGATCCATGACACGTAATTTCCTTCTATGTAAAGGAATTTTGTTTATCAACACAGCTCCTGGTTTGGGTGGAGGCCTGCCTACTGTGGTGTAGTAGTCCCGTTTGAAATGATGTTATTACCTAGAACCGTATGATCTGCCAACTCACAGTTTCATTATACGGAAAAGCTTAGTCATGGCTTAGCATCATGCTTCTGTGGTAAGAAAATTGCTGTACTGAACAGCTTTTTTGGAAGCGATCCATGCTACAGGATTACCTGCACAGGGGCAAGTGACAAAACATTTCGCTTTCTTGGGAGAAGAGACGACCATGGGGgcgggggggcgggggggggcacacacagGGACAAAACATCGTTTTCAAATGGGGAGGGGTGGGGCGGGCTATTGCTCAATCGGACCGTGCGTTATTTTGAGCATGGTTTTATCCATCTCATTTCTTTGGAGTATTGGCAGGGAAATGTTCtgagccaccccccccccccccccagttagTGGTGACGGTACTGACATGGGAACATATAAGTTaaatttgtctgaaattattATACCCAGTCCGTAGTCGTACGCGCGc from Asterias amurensis chromosome 17, ASM3211899v1 includes these protein-coding regions:
- the LOC139949960 gene encoding protein FAM167A-like, which translates into the protein MGSSEFILHALKSAGPKFRESFELQTIPEDEVCLTELEKLKSVAARLNLASTRPSIVEWRANLDKPPFAFVNKRPKLSLTRNGEDEGLEYLERTDEERREHLQRSINWVKDELAEMKSQDHVLAMKLMRLRSEIQQLRLQTSISEHKELIENAAYSVEEEYEQKSGLCELPMNGGLFPGLDNPLKDFGVTRMNLNARRFSLR